The segment CCTTTCAGCGCTAAAAAGTCTTTTGCCTAAAAAGGAAAAACTCCAGAGCTGGAGTTTTGCCCGCTGTTGGTTTGGCCTAAAAAGCTGTTCTTTTGGGTAACCCTATTTTTTCTTCGGCAACATCCTCACGGTACTTAAGCGCCGTATTCATTAATAATGTAGGCAATTCCGTTGCACCGCAGCCATTATCGGCTCTGACTTGCCGGCAGCTGGCGATAATTAGGCCGACCGACTGTGCCTAGAGCCCTACAGTGGAGATGGTTTTACCTGGAGCTACCGGCCTGTGGCAGGATCATTGGCAGGGGAGAAGGGTTGGATTGTTTTCTAGGCGGGTATTATGGATTTTCCTTTGAGAGATACTACGCACTCAATGTGGTGCGTATGGGGAAACATATCTACCGGCTGTACCTTCAACACCTGGTAGCCGTTTGCGGCCAGGACACTCAGATCCCGGGCCAGGGTACCGGGATCGCAAGAAACGTAGACCAGGCGCGGTACCGGGCGGCTGGCTAGGGCTTCGGCGACTAAGCGGTGACACCCCCGCCGGGGCGGGTCCAGCACCACCACATCGGGGCGGTAGCCCTCCCGTAATAACTCGGGTAGCAATCTTTCTACTTGGCCTTGGCGAAAGCAGACATTGGCCATGTGGTTCAAGCGGGCATTGTCGCGGGCGTCGGCTACAGCTTGCGAGGAAAGCTCCAGCCCCAGGACCTGGCGGCAGTGACGGGCCAGAAAAAGGGCGATGGTACCCACGCCGCAGTAGGCATCCAGCACCTGCTCCCGCCCGGTCAGGTGGGCATAATGGAGCACTTGGTGGTAAAGGACTCGAGTCTGGACGGGGTTGACCTGGTAAAAAGAAGCGGCGGAAAGACGGAAGCTGAGGTGGTCTAGGCCATCGGTTATGTATCCGGGCCCGTACAAGACTTTAGTCTGCCCTGCACTGGTTTCCTCATCGTCCGGTCCACCCACCTGTTGAACCATGGTGGTGACTTGGCCGCTGGCGGCCAGTTCCTCGATCAACCTAGCAGGTACCTCCGGCAGGAGTGGCTGGGTTGGGCGGGGATGGCTTGCTCGGCCGTCGGCCTTGGTTCCCGCCTGGTCCTGGCTGTAGATCTTATGCGCTCTTCGCTCCGGGGCGGCACTACCTTTTTGGTTGCCGCCATGCTCCAAGACCACCATGGTTTCCCCAGTGGCGGCGGCCTTGCGCAGGGTGACATGGGTCAGGCAGTCCAGCCAAGCCGGGCAGCCGGGGGCGGAACGATAGTATTGGTTTAGCAACTTTTCCACTAGCCCGGCTAGGTTGATCAAGTCACCATCGAGGAGATAACAGGCTCCGTCGGAGCTCATCCAGTGGCCTATTGCATGGGAGCCGGGGGCGTATAGGCCCAACCTCAGCTGCCCCTCCCGGGCCACTACGTGCAAGCGGATTTTGTTGCGGTAGTGCCAGGGATTCTCCATTCCCAAGGTAGGGAGCACGGGGACTTCTTCTAGCCCGCCGATCCGAGTTAGCACCTCTCGTACCCAGTGAGTCTTGTATTCCAGCTGAGAGCGGTAATCCAGATGCTGAATGTGGCAGCCACCACAGCGGCCGAAGGAGGGGCACCGGGGTTGGCAGCGCGCCGGCCCGGCCTCGATAACCTCCACCAGCTGGCCTCGCAAAAATCTCTTCTTTACCTCGGTCACCTTGGCCCGGACGCGATCGCCGGGCAAGGCTAGGGGTATAAATACCACCTGGCCTTGCCAGCGGGCTACTCCTTCGCCGTCATGGCTGAGATCGGTCACATCTACTGTAATTTCTGCCCCGGGCCCTATCAGCGGCACCAAGCATTCCCCCAGATGTAGGAGAGGTGTGGTTGCACTTCCCTAGTTCCCAGGAACTAGTATAACTCACGCGTGCCTAACCACTAACACCCCCAACCCAAGGCGACCTTCGGCCTGGCTGGGGTACCGTGGCAGCAGTTGGGGGTGACTCAACTGTTGTTCTCAGGATATTTTACACCGGGCAACAGCCTCTTGGAGGTCTAGGACCATCTGGATCAAGGATTGCGCTGAGGCAGCTATTTCTTCAGCCACGGCTACCGGGGTCCTTGAAGCCGGTGTGTCTTGAACCCGTTCAACCGCGCGGTGTACCGCCTGGGTGACGTTTTGTGCTGCCGATACATGCGTTCATTGTAGCATAAAATCAGCGGCCCTTTTAGTTCATAAGAGGAAATAAGGGGGAGAGGTCGAATGAATCTACCGATCACAAAAGGAGCTGGGCGTGCTAGGGTAGGTGGAAACGATGGAATTAGAAGAACTGAGTTTATTCGATCCTTTATCTTACGAGGAACCGAAAAAGGATTGTGTCATTGTAACGGGGCCCCCGTCCTTGCTTAGGGAACTAAGAAAAGAGACGTCGTACATAATAACGGGAAATGCTTTAACAGCATTAAAGGAGTTGCCTGAAGAAAGCGTTCAGACCTGCATTACTTCTCCGCCTTATTGGGGACTTCGCGACTACGGCGTTCCTGACCAAATTGGCGCAGAA is part of the Clostridia bacterium genome and harbors:
- the rlmD gene encoding 23S rRNA (uracil(1939)-C(5))-methyltransferase RlmD gives rise to the protein MVVLEHGGNQKGSAAPERRAHKIYSQDQAGTKADGRASHPRPTQPLLPEVPARLIEELAASGQVTTMVQQVGGPDDEETSAGQTKVLYGPGYITDGLDHLSFRLSAASFYQVNPVQTRVLYHQVLHYAHLTGREQVLDAYCGVGTIALFLARHCRQVLGLELSSQAVADARDNARLNHMANVCFRQGQVERLLPELLREGYRPDVVVLDPPRRGCHRLVAEALASRPVPRLVYVSCDPGTLARDLSVLAANGYQVLKVQPVDMFPHTHHIECVVSLKGKSIIPA